A stretch of the Capsicum annuum cultivar UCD-10X-F1 chromosome 8, UCD10Xv1.1, whole genome shotgun sequence genome encodes the following:
- the LOC107840369 gene encoding 9-divinyl ether synthase (The RefSeq protein has 1 substitution compared to this genomic sequence), whose translation MSSYSESPKLPVREIPGDYGFPIISAIKDRYDYFYNQGEDAWFHGKAEKYKSTVVKINMAPGPFTSNDYKLVAFLDATSFVYMFDNTLIDKTDTLGGTFKPGKEYYGGYRPVAFVDTKDPNHAALKGYILSSFAKRHNLFIPLFRNSLSDHLFNDLEKQVSEQGKSDFNALLPNMTFGFIFRLLCDQTNPSDTVLGAQGPEHLRKWLFPQLIPSLSARKLPSFIEDLLFHNFLIPFGFVKSDYQKLVDAFSKSAVSMLDEAEKLGIKREEAVHNMLFLVGINMFAGLNAFFPHLIRFVGEAGPNLHTRLANEIRTAIKEEGGAITLSAINKMSLVKSVVYETLRLRPPVPLQYGKAKKDFMVQSHDASYKINKGQFLVGYNPMASRDPKIFANPDEFVPDRFMGDGEKMLKHVLWSNGRETENPAPENKQCAGKDLVQLLGRLILVEFFMRYDTFTVEITPLFRAPNVAIKTLTKATS comes from the exons ATGTCTTCCTATTTAGAATCACCAAAGCTTCCGGTTCGAGAAATCCCAGGGGACTATGGTTTCCCTATTATTAGCGCGATTAAAGATCGATACGATTATTTTTATAACCAAGGTGAAGATGCTTGGTTCCATGGCAAAGCTGAAAAATACAAATCTACTGTTGTCAAAATCAACATGGCACCTGGTCCTTTCACCTCTAATGATTACAAATTGGTGGCATTTTTAGATGCCACCAGCTTCGTTTACATGTTTGATAACACCCTCATCGACAAGACTGACACTCTTGGTGGTACATTTAAGCCTGGCAAAGAATACTATGGTGGTTATCGTCCAGTCGCATTCGTCGATACGAAAGATCCGAACCATGCAGCATTAAAAGGCTACATTCTATCTTCGTTTGCAAAGAGACATAACTTATTCATACCTCTTTTCAGGAACTCTCTATCTGATCACCTCTTTAATGATCTAGAAAAACAAGTCTCTGAACAAGGGAAATCGGATTTCAATGCGTTGCTACCTAATATGACGTTTGGTTTCATTTTTCGTTTGCTTTGTGATCAGACTAATCCGTCTGATACAGTTCTTGGCGCTCAGGGACCAGAACATCTTCGCAAATGGCTTTTCCCTCAGCTCATTCCGTCCTTGAGCGCCAGAAAACTTCCCAGTTTTATAGAAGATTTGCTCTTCCATAACTTCCTGATACCATTTGGTTTCGTAAAAAGTGATTACCAAAAACTTGTTGATGCATTTAGCAAGTCTGCAGTGTCCATGTTGGATGAAGCAGAAAAACTTGGAATCAAAAGAGAAGAAGCCGTACATAACATGCTTTTTCTCGTGGGGATCAATATGTTCGCTGGCTTGAATGCTTTCTTCCCTCATCTCATCAG GTTTGTAGGGGAAGCAGGGCCAAATCTACACACTCGACTTGCTAACGAAATCAGGACTGCTATTAAGGAAGAAGGTGGTGCAATCACCTTATCAGCAATCAACAAGATGAGTTTGGTCAAGTCCGTAGTCTACGAAACATTGAGGCTTCGCCCACCAGTACCATTACAGTACGGTAAGGCGAAGAAAGACTTCATGGTCCAGAGCCACGACGCGTCCTACAAGATCAACAAAGGACAATTCCTAGTCGGATACAATCCCATGGCTAGTAGGGACCCTAAGATTTTTGCAAACCCCGATGAGTTTGTACCTGATAGGTTCATGGGTGATGGAGAGAAAATGCTGAAACATGTACTATGGTCTAATGGAAGGGAAACTGAGAATCCAGCACCAGAGAACAAGCAATG